In Gordonia phthalatica, one genomic interval encodes:
- a CDS encoding sensor histidine kinase — protein sequence MTAPVRPPMPPPPDPVVAEQHPPKPHRGVPLRVSLVVLTAVLVALGLVASGFAVTSAMRGDLMSRTDAGLQDAINGWARPRDLGPAHGPAPAGPRRPPSQYYVSIELPGGVMTISDFGSSPDLSGLPDGSTGPMTVDSVGHGPQWRIIKRDSDFGATVVAVPLSDVDATMSRLIWLQVGIGTVVVVVIGVLSSLLVRSSLRPLRRVEETAHAIAGGDLHQRVPEAPENTEVGSLGRSINRMLSQIQTSFAATARSEQQARESEAMMRRFIADASHELRTPLTSIKGFSELLAMGAADQDDAVRRIGSEADRMGLLVEDLLMLARLDAQRRLDLGAVEMVTLVDDAVAAARAASPDADIVLDVPATTGDPVVSADPSRLMQVLRNLVGNAVAHAGRDAHIRVSVASGPSEVTVSVADDGPGMTADDAAHVFERFYRGDDSRSREGKGAGNGLGLSIVAALVAAHGGRVGVDTAPGQGARFWFVLPRIDTAGLGRIDTAGLGRMSTAGLGRMSTAGVEPEGPDAT from the coding sequence ATGACCGCGCCCGTCCGCCCCCCGATGCCGCCACCGCCGGATCCGGTCGTGGCCGAGCAGCATCCGCCGAAGCCGCACCGCGGGGTGCCGCTCCGGGTGTCGCTGGTGGTGCTCACCGCGGTGCTGGTGGCCCTGGGCCTGGTGGCCTCCGGGTTCGCCGTCACCTCGGCGATGCGCGGTGACCTGATGTCGCGCACCGACGCCGGCCTGCAGGACGCGATCAACGGGTGGGCCCGCCCCCGCGACCTCGGACCCGCGCACGGTCCCGCGCCGGCCGGCCCGCGTCGCCCGCCGTCGCAGTACTACGTCTCCATCGAACTGCCCGGGGGCGTGATGACGATCAGCGACTTCGGCTCCAGCCCCGACCTCAGCGGGCTGCCCGACGGCAGCACCGGCCCGATGACCGTGGACTCCGTCGGCCACGGCCCGCAGTGGCGGATCATCAAACGCGACTCCGACTTCGGCGCCACGGTGGTGGCGGTCCCGCTGTCGGACGTCGACGCGACGATGAGCCGCCTGATCTGGTTGCAGGTCGGGATCGGGACCGTGGTCGTGGTGGTGATCGGCGTCCTCAGTTCGCTGCTGGTGCGGTCGAGCCTGCGACCACTGCGCCGCGTCGAGGAGACCGCGCACGCGATCGCCGGCGGCGACCTGCACCAGCGCGTCCCCGAGGCGCCCGAGAACACCGAGGTCGGGAGCCTGGGCCGCTCCATCAACCGGATGCTGAGTCAGATCCAGACCTCGTTCGCGGCGACCGCCCGCTCGGAGCAGCAGGCTCGGGAGTCCGAGGCGATGATGCGCCGCTTCATCGCCGACGCCTCGCACGAACTGCGGACCCCGCTCACCTCCATCAAGGGGTTCTCCGAACTCCTCGCGATGGGGGCGGCGGACCAGGACGACGCCGTCCGTCGGATCGGCTCGGAGGCCGACCGGATGGGGCTGCTCGTGGAAGATCTGCTGATGCTGGCCCGACTCGACGCGCAACGCCGTCTCGACCTCGGGGCGGTGGAGATGGTGACCCTCGTCGACGACGCGGTGGCCGCGGCCCGTGCGGCGTCGCCCGATGCCGACATCGTGCTGGACGTCCCGGCGACCACCGGCGATCCGGTGGTCAGCGCCGACCCGTCACGATTGATGCAGGTGCTCCGCAACCTGGTCGGCAACGCCGTCGCGCACGCCGGTCGCGACGCGCACATCCGCGTGAGCGTCGCGTCCGGCCCGTCGGAGGTGACGGTCAGTGTGGCCGACGACGGTCCCGGCATGACGGCGGACGACGCCGCCCACGTCTTCGAACGCTTCTATCGCGGCGACGACTCCCGCTCGCGCGAGGGGAAGGGAGCGGGCAACGGACTCGGCCTGTCGATCGTCGCCGCCCTGGTGGCTGCGCACGGCGGCCGGGTGGGCGTCGACACCGCCCCCGGGCAGGGAGCGCGATTCTGGTTCGTCCTGCCCCGCATCGACACCGCCGGACTCGGGCGCATCGACACCGCCGGACTCGGGCGCATGAGCACCGCCGGACTCGGGCGCATGAGCACCGCGGGAGTGGAGCCGGAGGGCCCCGACGCCACGTAA
- a CDS encoding response regulator transcription factor yields MATADKPAKVLVVDDEENIRELLSVSLKFQGYEVQAAADGPRALDAVRTFKPDVLILDVMMPGMDGFGLLRRLRADGIVAPALFLSARDSVEDKVNGLTIGGDDYVTKPFSLEEVIARLAVLLRRSGFGEGEEQSSRIVFSDLELDEETHEVFKNGELVSLSPTEFTLLRYFMVNAGTVLSKPRILDHVWSYDFGGDVNVVESYVSYLRRKIDTGPKRLIHTLRGVGYVMREPRG; encoded by the coding sequence ATGGCAACTGCTGACAAACCCGCCAAGGTGCTCGTGGTCGACGATGAGGAGAACATTCGGGAGCTCCTGTCGGTGTCCCTGAAGTTCCAGGGGTACGAGGTCCAGGCGGCGGCAGACGGCCCGCGCGCGCTCGACGCGGTCCGGACGTTCAAACCCGATGTGCTGATCCTGGACGTGATGATGCCGGGCATGGACGGCTTCGGACTGCTGCGGCGGCTCCGCGCCGACGGCATCGTCGCGCCCGCCCTGTTCCTGTCGGCGCGCGACAGCGTGGAGGACAAGGTCAACGGGCTCACCATCGGTGGCGACGACTACGTCACCAAACCCTTCAGCCTGGAAGAGGTGATCGCACGGCTCGCGGTCCTGCTGCGTCGCAGCGGTTTCGGGGAGGGTGAGGAGCAGTCGTCGCGGATCGTGTTCTCCGACCTGGAGCTCGACGAGGAGACGCACGAGGTCTTCAAGAACGGCGAACTGGTGTCGCTGTCACCGACCGAGTTCACGCTGCTGCGGTACTTCATGGTCAATGCCGGGACGGTGCTGTCGAAGCCGCGGATCCTCGATCACGTGTGGAGCTACGACTTCGGCGGCGACGTCAACGTGGTCGAGTCGTACGTCTCCTACCTGCGGCGCAAGATCGACACCGGCCCCAAGCGCCTGATCCACACGCTGCGCGGCGTCGGGTATGTGATGCGAGAGCCTCGCGGATGA
- a CDS encoding HIT family protein produces MPSVFTHIINGDLPGRFVWKDGTAVAFMTIEPVTPGHVLVVPRKEIDHWEQIDTPTFTHVSGVAQKIGRAVKAAYDAPRMGLLIAGLEVPHLHLHVFPAHSLESFDLTKADHDASPESLDEAAEKIRASLRALGYGENVPDTA; encoded by the coding sequence ATGCCTTCGGTCTTCACACACATCATCAACGGCGATCTGCCGGGACGTTTCGTCTGGAAGGACGGCACGGCCGTGGCCTTCATGACCATCGAGCCGGTGACACCGGGGCACGTGCTGGTGGTGCCGCGCAAGGAGATCGACCACTGGGAGCAGATCGACACCCCGACGTTCACGCACGTCAGCGGGGTTGCGCAGAAGATCGGCCGCGCCGTCAAGGCGGCCTACGACGCGCCGCGCATGGGGCTGCTGATCGCCGGACTGGAGGTCCCGCACCTGCACCTGCACGTGTTCCCCGCGCACTCGCTGGAGTCGTTCGACCTCACGAAGGCCGACCACGACGCGTCCCCGGAATCCCTCGACGAGGCCGCCGAGAAGATCCGCGCGAGCCTCCGCGCACTGGGCTACGGCGAGAACGTTCCCGACACGGCCTAG
- a CDS encoding RecQ family ATP-dependent DNA helicase — translation MSTQQPTRTLDPQQRTVADGVITSLAGPEARLRADQETAVAALASPGARVLVVQATGWGKSAVYWAATAVIRAAGGGPTLIVSPLLSLMRDQVSAATRGGLRAATVNSANIDEWAQVERDLLDGALDVLLVSPERLANPGFGRRVLDSLAGRLGLVVIDEAHAISDWGHDFRPDYRRVSDVLQTLNPQTSVLATTATANARVTADVAAQLGDATLVLRGPLARKSLHLNVIDGLDPLQRYAWVAQELPMLPGSGIVYVLTVADADRLVKAIRAVHGDSLPVAAYTGGLPADDRHRLEDQLLAGEVKALVATSALGMGFDKPDLGFVVHVGAPPSPVSYYQQVGRAGRALDEAVVMLLASTLDDAIWEHFATATIPDPDRMATLLDALANADGPMTVPGLESATGIRRGRIELMCKQLAVDGAVERVSEGWLITGAPWHYDAEHYAGVLAVRRREADIMRSFIRGEKCLMRLLTESLDDPRSEDCGRCSVCRGEITPGLAEAPDAEVIATVGGVLRRDAVILEPRKMWPGGAFGTRGRIAPTAMAEVGRVLAFADAPQWRDVLGAAKAGAPDAVDRLADAAVTVVAQWGRASGIRPDVIFSLDLTGGSLAATLAQRLRQVGRRTGDALTVLPGQRPGREATGATEAAYWRDHLDSMPQVSGAVLLVVDETGTGWPVTLAAAALRDAGASAVLPLVIHRTA, via the coding sequence ATGAGCACGCAGCAACCCACTCGGACGCTCGACCCCCAGCAGCGCACCGTCGCCGACGGTGTCATCACGTCGCTCGCCGGCCCCGAGGCCCGGCTCCGCGCCGATCAGGAGACGGCGGTCGCGGCCCTCGCCTCGCCGGGAGCGCGGGTGCTGGTCGTGCAGGCCACCGGCTGGGGCAAGTCCGCCGTGTACTGGGCGGCGACCGCGGTGATCCGCGCGGCGGGCGGCGGCCCCACGCTGATCGTGTCGCCACTGCTGTCGCTGATGCGCGACCAGGTCTCGGCCGCGACGCGCGGCGGGCTGCGCGCCGCCACCGTCAACTCGGCGAACATCGACGAGTGGGCGCAGGTGGAACGCGACCTGCTCGACGGCGCGCTCGACGTCTTGCTCGTCTCCCCCGAGCGACTCGCGAACCCCGGCTTCGGGCGTCGGGTCCTCGATTCGCTGGCCGGGAGGCTCGGCCTGGTGGTGATCGACGAGGCGCACGCGATCTCCGACTGGGGCCACGACTTCCGTCCCGACTACCGACGGGTGTCGGACGTCCTGCAGACGCTGAACCCGCAGACGTCGGTCCTCGCGACCACCGCCACCGCCAACGCGCGGGTGACCGCCGACGTCGCAGCCCAACTCGGCGACGCGACCCTGGTGCTGCGCGGTCCGCTCGCCCGGAAGTCGTTGCATCTGAACGTGATCGACGGCCTCGATCCACTGCAGCGGTACGCGTGGGTGGCGCAGGAGCTGCCGATGCTCCCCGGTTCGGGCATCGTCTACGTCCTCACCGTCGCCGACGCCGACCGCCTGGTCAAGGCCATCCGCGCCGTCCACGGCGACAGCCTCCCGGTCGCCGCGTACACCGGAGGTCTGCCCGCCGACGACCGCCACCGTCTCGAGGATCAACTCCTCGCCGGCGAGGTCAAGGCACTGGTGGCGACCTCCGCCCTCGGCATGGGCTTCGACAAGCCGGACCTCGGCTTCGTCGTCCACGTTGGCGCCCCTCCGTCGCCGGTCTCGTACTACCAGCAGGTGGGTCGTGCCGGCCGCGCTCTGGACGAGGCCGTCGTCATGCTCCTCGCATCCACGCTCGACGATGCGATCTGGGAGCACTTCGCCACCGCGACCATCCCCGACCCGGACCGGATGGCCACGCTCCTCGACGCGCTCGCGAACGCCGACGGCCCGATGACCGTCCCCGGCCTGGAGTCGGCCACCGGCATCCGGCGCGGCCGCATCGAGCTGATGTGCAAGCAACTCGCCGTCGACGGCGCGGTGGAGCGGGTCAGCGAGGGCTGGTTGATCACCGGCGCACCGTGGCACTACGACGCCGAGCACTACGCGGGCGTCCTGGCGGTCCGCCGTCGCGAGGCCGACATCATGCGGTCGTTCATCCGCGGCGAGAAGTGCCTGATGCGCCTGCTCACCGAGTCGCTCGACGATCCCCGATCCGAGGACTGCGGTCGGTGCTCGGTGTGCCGCGGCGAGATCACGCCGGGCCTCGCCGAAGCGCCCGACGCGGAGGTCATCGCGACGGTCGGCGGCGTCCTGCGGCGCGACGCCGTCATCCTGGAGCCCCGCAAGATGTGGCCGGGCGGCGCCTTCGGGACCCGCGGTCGCATCGCACCGACAGCGATGGCGGAGGTCGGCCGGGTGCTGGCGTTCGCCGACGCACCGCAGTGGCGCGACGTGCTCGGGGCGGCGAAGGCGGGCGCCCCCGACGCCGTCGACCGCCTGGCCGATGCAGCGGTCACCGTGGTCGCCCAATGGGGCCGCGCATCGGGGATCCGGCCGGACGTGATCTTCTCGCTGGACCTGACCGGAGGGTCGCTCGCCGCGACGCTCGCTCAGCGGCTGCGCCAGGTGGGCCGTCGCACCGGCGACGCCCTCACCGTCCTGCCCGGTCAACGCCCCGGACGGGAGGCCACCGGCGCCACCGAGGCCGCGTACTGGCGTGATCACCTGGACTCGATGCCGCAGGTGTCGGGTGCGGTGCTGCTGGTGGTCGACGAGACCGGAACCGGCTGGCCGGTGACGCTCGCGGCGGCTGCGCTCCGCGATGCCGGCGCGTCGGCGGTGTTGCCCCTGGTGATCCACCGAACCGCCTGA
- a CDS encoding glycosyltransferase, which produces MTELLSRADECPDPDPAVVTPPARPVLDVVMPVYNEEDDLEASVRRLHRHLVDTVPYPARITVADNASTDATLAIAQRLAAELPGVRAVHLDLKGRGRALNEVWRDDDAEVVAYCDVGLSTDLNALMPLIAPLISGHSDIAIGTRLSHSSRVVRGAKREFISRSYNLILRTAMRARFSDAQCGFKAMRTDVARTLLPYVEDTGWFFDTELLVLAERVGLRIAEVPVDWIDDPDSSVDIVSTAVADLRGCVRVAWALATGRIPVGELRRTLGRDRLPGPAIDGVPYGMVGQLVRFCAVGVASTLAFALLFLLLRPLGAQAANFLALAITAVLNTAADRRFTFGVRGAEGRARHHLFGWGVFLFGWAVTAGSLFALHRWQPDASHAVELAVLVVSNLIATATRFVGLRWVFRRRVDVPVPAASSTTTERSVA; this is translated from the coding sequence ATGACAGAACTCTTGAGCCGGGCCGACGAGTGCCCGGACCCGGACCCCGCCGTCGTCACGCCTCCGGCACGGCCGGTCCTGGACGTGGTGATGCCCGTCTACAACGAGGAGGACGACCTCGAGGCGTCGGTGCGACGACTCCATCGGCACCTCGTCGACACCGTGCCGTACCCAGCGCGCATCACCGTCGCCGACAACGCGAGCACCGACGCAACCCTCGCGATCGCACAGCGGCTCGCCGCGGAGCTGCCCGGCGTCCGAGCCGTCCACCTGGACCTGAAAGGGCGCGGTCGCGCACTCAACGAGGTGTGGCGCGACGACGACGCCGAGGTGGTCGCCTATTGCGATGTGGGCCTGTCCACCGATCTCAATGCGCTGATGCCGCTGATCGCACCGCTGATCTCGGGACACTCCGACATCGCGATCGGCACCAGGCTGTCGCACTCCTCGCGTGTGGTGCGCGGAGCCAAGCGCGAGTTCATCTCGCGGTCGTACAACCTGATCCTGCGGACCGCGATGCGAGCCCGCTTCTCCGACGCGCAGTGCGGCTTCAAAGCGATGCGCACCGACGTCGCGCGCACCCTGCTCCCGTACGTCGAGGACACCGGATGGTTCTTCGACACCGAACTCCTGGTCCTCGCCGAACGCGTCGGCCTGCGCATCGCCGAGGTGCCCGTCGACTGGATCGACGACCCCGACAGCTCCGTCGACATCGTCTCCACCGCCGTCGCCGACCTCCGCGGCTGCGTGCGCGTGGCGTGGGCGCTCGCGACCGGTCGCATCCCGGTCGGCGAACTGCGCCGCACCCTCGGCCGCGACCGGCTCCCGGGTCCGGCCATCGACGGCGTCCCCTACGGCATGGTGGGGCAGCTGGTCCGGTTCTGCGCGGTCGGCGTCGCATCGACCCTCGCCTTCGCCCTGCTGTTCCTGCTGTTGCGGCCGCTCGGCGCGCAGGCCGCGAACTTCCTCGCGCTCGCGATCACGGCGGTGCTCAACACCGCGGCCGACCGGCGGTTCACCTTCGGTGTCCGCGGCGCGGAAGGCCGCGCCCGCCACCACCTGTTCGGGTGGGGCGTGTTCCTGTTCGGGTGGGCGGTGACCGCGGGGTCGCTGTTCGCGCTGCACCGCTGGCAGCCCGACGCGAGCCACGCCGTCGAGTTGGCGGTCCTCGTCGTCTCGAATCTCATCGCCACCGCGACCCGCTTCGTCGGCTTGCGCTGGGTGTTCCGGCGTCGGGTCGACGTGCCCGTCCCCGCTGCCTCGTCCACCACCACCGAACGGAGCGTCGCATGA